In Myxococcus virescens, a single window of DNA contains:
- a CDS encoding DUF1592 domain-containing protein gives MRSQRLSREPAERGRWWRPVVLGLVLSGAAGCEGTISNPEGPGGGPGPGTPPPTAIEKPAPSVRMARLTHVQWTNSVQELLRLDAPPTTLAGTFRADPAQSGFLFDNDARALSVDEALWGAYQRAAAELAGQVTTDATKLARLLPPSAATNEERARAFVESFGLRAHRRPLTSEEVESYLGLYRKGPQAYADMSAFEGGIRLVIEAFLQSPHFLYRVERSTQAVQDRVPLDDYEVASRLSFGLWSAMPDDALFAAASEGTLHSREGVATQARRMLQDTRSNKVVEAFHRTLFDVPRYAAIRPSLTRYPQVSERLGEYAAQETTLFVQDVVFSRKGGYSDLLTSPATFVNDELARVYGLSGTFTADFVPVTLDSRERKGVLTQVGFLASHATSVDPDPIHRGVFVSERIICRKIGAPPANIPPLPAPQGRTNREVVASHTEAPGTACASCHSNLINPLGFPFENFDAIGGYRTTDNGHPVDASASPNINGETVLVRDALDLADALAANEAVHACYAKHWVEYLHGRPSAREDVPLVERLGKLSKAGNLSIVDLVVEVVTSEGFVNRHPEDLP, from the coding sequence ATGCGGTCACAACGGTTGTCACGAGAGCCAGCGGAGCGGGGACGGTGGTGGCGCCCGGTGGTGCTAGGGCTGGTCTTGAGCGGGGCTGCTGGCTGCGAAGGAACCATCTCCAACCCGGAGGGCCCCGGTGGAGGGCCCGGCCCCGGTACGCCTCCGCCCACCGCCATCGAGAAGCCAGCCCCGTCCGTGCGAATGGCGCGCCTGACGCACGTGCAGTGGACGAACAGCGTGCAGGAGCTGCTCAGGCTGGACGCACCGCCCACCACGCTGGCGGGCACCTTCCGCGCGGACCCCGCCCAGAGCGGCTTCCTCTTCGACAACGATGCGCGCGCCCTCTCCGTCGACGAGGCCCTCTGGGGCGCCTACCAGCGCGCCGCCGCTGAACTCGCCGGCCAGGTGACGACGGACGCGACGAAGCTCGCGCGCCTCTTGCCTCCGTCGGCCGCCACCAACGAGGAGCGCGCCCGCGCCTTCGTGGAGTCCTTCGGCCTGCGCGCGCATCGGCGCCCGCTGACGTCCGAAGAGGTGGAGAGCTACCTCGGGCTGTACCGCAAGGGGCCCCAGGCCTACGCGGACATGTCAGCCTTCGAGGGTGGCATCCGGCTGGTGATTGAAGCCTTCCTTCAGTCGCCCCACTTCCTCTACCGCGTGGAGCGCAGCACGCAGGCCGTGCAGGACCGGGTGCCGCTCGACGACTACGAAGTGGCTTCGCGGCTGAGCTTCGGCCTCTGGAGCGCCATGCCGGACGACGCCCTGTTCGCCGCCGCGAGCGAGGGCACCCTGCACTCCCGCGAGGGCGTCGCCACACAGGCACGGCGCATGCTCCAGGACACGCGCTCGAACAAGGTGGTGGAGGCCTTCCACCGCACCCTCTTCGACGTGCCCCGCTATGCCGCCATCCGGCCCTCCCTCACGCGCTACCCGCAGGTGTCCGAGCGCCTCGGGGAGTACGCGGCCCAGGAGACGACCCTTTTCGTCCAGGACGTCGTCTTCTCCCGCAAGGGCGGCTACAGCGACCTGCTCACCTCGCCGGCCACCTTCGTCAACGACGAGCTGGCGCGCGTCTACGGGCTGAGTGGCACGTTCACCGCCGACTTCGTCCCCGTGACGCTGGACTCGCGCGAGCGCAAGGGCGTGCTCACCCAGGTGGGCTTCCTGGCCTCGCACGCGACGTCGGTGGACCCGGACCCCATCCACCGCGGCGTCTTCGTGTCCGAGCGCATCATCTGCCGGAAGATTGGCGCGCCGCCGGCCAACATCCCGCCGCTCCCCGCCCCCCAGGGCCGCACCAATCGTGAGGTCGTCGCCTCGCACACCGAAGCGCCAGGGACTGCGTGCGCCAGCTGCCACTCGAACCTCATCAACCCGCTCGGCTTCCCGTTCGAGAACTTCGACGCCATCGGCGGCTACCGCACCACGGACAACGGACATCCGGTGGACGCCAGCGCGTCTCCCAACATCAACGGAGAGACGGTGCTGGTGCGCGACGCGCTCGACCTGGCGGACGCACTCGCGGCCAATGAGGCGGTGCATGCGTGCTACGCGAAGCACTGGGTGGAGTACCTCCACGGGCGCCCGTCCGCCCGCGAGGATGTGCCGCTGGTGGAGCGGCTCGGAAAGCTGTCGAAGGCGGGCAACCTGTCCATCGTCGACCTCGTCGTGGAGGTCGTCACCAGCGAGGGCTTCGTGAATCGCCACCCGGAGGATCTGCCATGA
- a CDS encoding DUF1552 domain-containing protein, with translation MKLSRRMVLKGLGGTMLSLPFLEGLMPRTARAADSGVLPYAIFFRQANGVASAQTTSELGAEPERFWPRTLGALTAESMAGRAVGVLDDHRAHLLLVRNVNMKDYNYGDGHARGAMQGLTAQGPVVEGAGGGSESAGESIDHRIGRELNPQQRDSLVFYAGRRGGWLGGPCLSYRSSNVRRAALHDPWNAYQTMIGGPGGLTPEAREQLLVRQRSVNDLVKAQLQALQQRPELSASDHERLDLHLSNVRDLEVALSCRMRADQELILQQQAPGYDSTDGTEVLATARLHMDIAVMAMACGTNRAAVIQVGNGNDGDTRYRNPDTGQLMENFHYVSHRRSSHDSSGGIITGSDLLHHHVDVQFASAFKHLLDRLVAYQMPDGKRLIEHGVAVWYNDLGNGPAHSARNVPFVLAGSCNGFFKQGVYVEASGGGNPNHNRMLNTIGTAVGLRNAAGGNLDDFGDPALTKGVLSELIA, from the coding sequence ATGAAGCTGAGTCGCCGGATGGTGTTGAAGGGCCTGGGCGGGACGATGCTGAGCCTGCCGTTTCTCGAGGGGCTGATGCCGAGGACCGCCCGCGCGGCGGACTCGGGGGTGCTGCCGTACGCCATCTTCTTCCGGCAGGCCAACGGCGTCGCCTCGGCCCAGACGACGTCGGAGCTCGGCGCGGAGCCGGAGCGCTTCTGGCCGCGCACCCTGGGTGCGCTCACCGCGGAGAGCATGGCCGGGCGGGCCGTGGGCGTGCTCGATGACCACCGCGCGCACCTGCTGCTGGTCCGCAACGTCAACATGAAGGACTACAACTACGGGGACGGCCACGCCCGCGGCGCCATGCAGGGGCTGACGGCGCAGGGCCCCGTGGTGGAGGGCGCGGGCGGCGGCTCCGAGTCCGCGGGCGAGTCCATCGACCACCGCATCGGCCGCGAGCTCAATCCGCAGCAACGTGACTCGCTCGTCTTCTACGCGGGCCGGCGTGGCGGCTGGCTCGGGGGGCCCTGCCTCTCCTACCGGAGCAGCAACGTGCGCCGGGCCGCGCTGCATGACCCGTGGAATGCGTACCAGACGATGATTGGCGGCCCGGGAGGACTGACTCCCGAGGCTCGCGAGCAGCTCCTCGTCCGGCAGCGCAGCGTGAACGACCTGGTGAAAGCCCAGCTCCAGGCGCTCCAGCAGCGTCCCGAGTTGAGCGCGTCCGACCATGAGCGCTTGGACCTGCACCTGTCCAACGTCCGGGACCTGGAGGTCGCCCTGAGCTGCCGAATGCGCGCGGACCAGGAGCTCATCCTCCAGCAGCAGGCGCCCGGCTATGACAGCACGGACGGCACCGAGGTGCTCGCCACCGCCAGGCTGCACATGGACATCGCCGTGATGGCGATGGCGTGCGGCACCAACCGCGCGGCCGTCATCCAGGTGGGCAATGGCAACGACGGCGACACGCGCTACCGCAACCCGGATACGGGGCAGTTGATGGAGAACTTCCATTACGTGTCCCACCGTCGCTCGTCGCACGACTCCAGCGGCGGCATCATCACGGGTTCGGACCTGCTGCACCACCACGTGGACGTGCAGTTCGCGAGCGCCTTCAAGCACCTCCTGGACCGGCTGGTGGCCTACCAGATGCCGGACGGAAAGCGACTCATCGAGCACGGCGTGGCTGTCTGGTACAACGACCTGGGCAACGGGCCGGCTCACTCGGCGCGCAATGTGCCCTTCGTCCTGGCGGGGAGCTGCAATGGCTTCTTCAAGCAGGGCGTCTACGTCGAGGCGTCGGGCGGCGGCAATCCCAACCACAACCGGATGCTGAACACGATTGGCACCGCTGTGGGGCTGAGGAACGCGGCCGGCGGGAACCTGGACGACTTCGGCGACCCGGCGCTGACCAAGGGCGTGCTCTCCGAGCTCATCGCCTGA
- a CDS encoding 2OG-Fe(II) oxygenase: protein MAKSSPDSPATSSPRPERPSGFFIPDFAEGIFGAVRAVPRHLDAARPWTRLAVASEALRATIRREFSEGGRVLHVCLQDALLPERAEALHAALRQALFRRHHHGPYPLHVAPLDSRQPPSTLIDFCAWLRSDEAAAFFADLVGWPRPLQTRQVQVSRMEVGESFPPHHDTQEEGLAVVFNFTRPWDERFGGVLAFPHPEGAWDSIRVPPLFNSVFVFRAVGALHRVTEWLPAAQGHQRYSITAFMLERP, encoded by the coding sequence ATGGCAAAGTCATCACCCGACTCGCCAGCTACCTCGTCGCCCAGGCCTGAGCGCCCCAGCGGCTTCTTCATCCCGGACTTCGCCGAGGGCATCTTCGGTGCTGTCCGCGCGGTGCCGCGGCATCTCGACGCGGCCAGGCCCTGGACGCGGCTCGCCGTGGCATCCGAGGCCCTGCGCGCCACCATCCGCCGCGAGTTCTCAGAGGGTGGTCGCGTGCTCCACGTCTGCCTCCAGGACGCGCTGCTGCCCGAGCGCGCCGAGGCCCTCCACGCCGCCCTCCGTCAGGCCCTCTTCCGGCGCCATCACCACGGCCCCTATCCCCTGCACGTGGCGCCGCTCGACTCGCGCCAGCCCCCCTCCACGCTGATCGACTTCTGCGCCTGGCTGCGCAGTGACGAGGCCGCTGCCTTCTTCGCGGACCTCGTGGGCTGGCCCCGACCCCTCCAGACCCGTCAGGTCCAGGTCTCCCGAATGGAGGTGGGGGAGTCCTTCCCTCCACATCACGACACGCAGGAGGAAGGGCTCGCGGTGGTGTTCAACTTCACGCGCCCCTGGGACGAGCGCTTCGGCGGTGTCCTCGCCTTCCCGCATCCCGAAGGCGCGTGGGACAGCATCCGCGTGCCGCCCCTCTTCAACTCGGTCTTCGTCTTCCGCGCCGTGGGCGCGCTCCACCGAGTGACTGAGTGGCTGCCCGCCGCTCAGGGCCACCAGCGCTACTCCATCACCGCGTTCATGCTCGAGCGGCCGTGA
- a CDS encoding ATP-grasp domain-containing protein: MAPRKKVVLIGSRTDDATRYVAEAVERRRASAIIVETERVPDTVTFDWEDGVVHWEKECLSDLRSFYVKNLRLSLPVPEAEALTERNFPRWQEQYLAERERQSFLHSVVRALHRRGCSFVNPMEAVELHYLKLHQLALLARHKVPVPSSLATHSPDAVRAFFARHRNVVYKPLGGGAMVRKLSEADLTDERLTLLGNCPVLFQEQIQGDEFRAYVLAGEPVAAFQIPTEGVVDARQNLEKARPARLPRAAWDLCVRGAKALGMVFTAVDLRRTPEGAFVALEFNPTPAISFFDDPRDGKVITRLASYLVAQA, from the coding sequence ATGGCTCCTCGGAAGAAGGTCGTTCTCATCGGCTCGCGCACGGATGACGCCACCCGGTATGTGGCTGAAGCCGTGGAGCGTCGTCGGGCGAGCGCCATCATCGTGGAGACGGAGCGGGTGCCCGACACCGTCACCTTCGACTGGGAGGACGGTGTCGTGCACTGGGAGAAGGAGTGTCTCAGCGACCTGCGCTCCTTCTACGTCAAGAACCTGCGGCTCTCGCTCCCCGTTCCAGAGGCCGAGGCCCTGACCGAGCGCAACTTCCCGCGCTGGCAGGAGCAATACCTCGCCGAGCGGGAGCGCCAGTCCTTCCTCCACTCGGTGGTGCGCGCCCTCCATCGGCGCGGCTGCTCCTTCGTCAATCCCATGGAGGCCGTGGAACTGCACTACCTCAAGCTCCACCAGCTCGCGCTCCTCGCACGCCACAAGGTCCCCGTCCCTTCGAGCCTGGCCACCCACTCGCCGGACGCGGTGCGCGCGTTCTTCGCCCGCCACCGGAACGTCGTCTACAAGCCGCTGGGCGGCGGCGCGATGGTGCGCAAGCTGAGTGAGGCCGACCTCACCGACGAGCGGCTCACCCTGCTCGGAAACTGTCCCGTCCTCTTCCAGGAACAGATTCAAGGCGACGAGTTCCGCGCCTACGTCCTCGCGGGCGAGCCCGTGGCCGCCTTCCAGATTCCCACCGAGGGCGTGGTCGACGCGCGGCAGAACCTGGAGAAGGCCAGACCCGCTCGACTGCCTCGCGCGGCCTGGGACCTCTGCGTCCGTGGCGCCAAGGCATTGGGAATGGTCTTCACCGCCGTGGACCTGCGCCGCACTCCCGAGGGCGCCTTCGTGGCCCTCGAGTTCAATCCCACCCCCGCCATCTCCTTTTTCGATGACCCGCGCGATGGCAAAGTCATCACCCGACTCGCCAGCTACCTCGTCGCCCAGGCCTGA
- a CDS encoding DUF1015 family protein, producing the protein MARVNPFSALLGSLDSSLEPSGYVPRGNAVPQPSHVRPLLEAANPTAELRRLRDSGALLRDTRPAMYLVEVQGPAGKLGGPPVRFLLCALNPDAGASLEHDPYRPRAWEAEPAVTLTADDHGVLRGLLAEASARAIVVWEGRYGQNTLSLRRIEPSPVSKRLQAVLDEAPMRPLAALDERGPTLAAVVPLSDPGLELLPIHRALKGVETFKEETFLTLVTAYARVYELDEPLNTPRGLAVARERLATLITGHHAVLLVLPGGRGRILRFRQGLDLAHLKGAPRNPTLRSLDLALLNALVLRTVLGIKDPEAPGHSQVFPVQGLESLVQGVESGMFQAGFALNPPPLWEVRAVMEAQATLPPSTLRVEPLPPAGLLYLDREG; encoded by the coding sequence ATGGCGCGCGTCAATCCATTTTCGGCCCTTCTTGGCTCGCTGGATTCCTCGCTGGAGCCCAGCGGCTACGTGCCGCGTGGCAATGCGGTGCCCCAGCCGTCACACGTTCGCCCCCTCCTGGAGGCGGCCAATCCCACGGCGGAGCTGCGGCGCCTGCGGGACTCGGGCGCGCTGCTGCGGGACACACGCCCCGCGATGTACCTGGTGGAGGTGCAGGGACCCGCTGGCAAGCTCGGCGGCCCGCCGGTGCGCTTCCTCCTGTGTGCCCTGAATCCGGATGCGGGCGCCTCGCTGGAGCATGACCCGTACCGGCCCAGGGCCTGGGAAGCGGAGCCCGCTGTCACGCTGACCGCGGATGACCATGGCGTGCTGCGCGGACTGCTCGCAGAGGCTTCTGCGCGCGCCATCGTCGTGTGGGAAGGGCGCTACGGACAGAACACCCTGTCGCTGCGGCGCATCGAGCCTTCCCCCGTGTCGAAGCGGCTCCAGGCTGTGCTGGATGAAGCGCCCATGCGGCCGTTGGCGGCGCTGGACGAGCGCGGCCCGACGCTGGCGGCCGTCGTTCCCCTGTCCGACCCGGGGCTGGAACTGCTGCCCATCCACCGCGCGCTCAAGGGCGTGGAGACCTTCAAGGAGGAGACGTTCCTCACGCTGGTGACGGCGTATGCGCGCGTCTACGAACTGGATGAGCCCCTGAATACGCCGCGCGGTCTTGCGGTGGCGCGAGAGCGACTGGCGACGCTCATCACCGGGCACCACGCGGTGCTGTTGGTGTTGCCGGGAGGGCGAGGCCGCATCCTCCGGTTCCGTCAGGGGTTGGACCTGGCGCACCTGAAGGGGGCGCCGCGCAATCCCACGCTGCGGAGCCTGGATCTGGCGTTGCTCAACGCGCTGGTGCTGCGGACCGTGCTGGGCATCAAGGACCCGGAGGCGCCGGGGCACTCACAGGTGTTCCCGGTGCAGGGGCTGGAGTCGCTGGTGCAGGGTGTGGAGTCAGGGATGTTCCAGGCGGGCTTCGCCCTCAATCCGCCGCCGCTGTGGGAGGTACGCGCGGTGATGGAGGCACAGGCGACGCTGCCACCCAGCACGCTTCGGGTCGAACCGCTGCCGCCGGCGGGGCTGCTCTACCTGGACCGGGAAGGCTGA
- a CDS encoding deoxyribodipyrimidine photo-lyase yields MPEGFSWSELGVDSARVQVVKDLPLPSGRRDFVLYWCMVNHRAEQNHALDAAIGLGNHLRLPVVVYQAIRPDYPHASDRLHAWALEGMMDMATGCAARGLPYWLELPRTSKEHRPRLAQLGRRAAAIVSDLFPTYIIPGHLRGAAKALDVPLFAVDASCVVPMQRIATRQIGAYTLRPKLKKLWPEYLDRAVPNRAVKAAAAGRKLEPDFATSDAREARESLDAFDFDHSVAPIQERGGRKAGLEALQAFVHQRLEGYDEGRNDPGLARQSNLSPFFHWGNLFAGEAARAAIRARGAQDASVQGFLEELLVRRELGFNYCFHTPGPQQLSVASLPPWAKETLTRHQKDAREHRYSLKQLETARTADGLWNAAQRELVERGRIHNYLRMLWGKKILEWTPSPQEALRRIAFLNDKYAVDGRDPASVANFMWVLGLHDRPFQERPVLGKVRPMSSLRTAAKYNLAPYLERWGRPEDPPVKLKRVRKTAGP; encoded by the coding sequence ATGCCTGAAGGCTTCTCGTGGTCCGAACTCGGCGTCGATTCGGCGCGCGTGCAGGTGGTGAAGGACCTCCCCCTTCCTTCCGGCCGCCGCGACTTCGTCCTCTACTGGTGCATGGTCAACCATCGCGCCGAACAGAACCACGCGCTGGATGCCGCCATCGGTCTGGGCAACCACCTGCGCCTGCCCGTCGTCGTCTACCAGGCCATCCGTCCGGACTACCCCCATGCCTCCGACAGGCTCCACGCCTGGGCCCTGGAGGGGATGATGGACATGGCCACCGGCTGCGCCGCGCGCGGGCTGCCCTACTGGCTGGAGCTGCCCCGGACCTCGAAGGAGCACCGTCCCCGGCTGGCCCAGCTCGGCCGGCGCGCCGCCGCCATCGTGTCGGACCTGTTCCCCACGTACATCATTCCGGGCCACCTGCGTGGCGCCGCCAAGGCCCTGGACGTGCCGCTGTTCGCCGTGGATGCCTCCTGCGTGGTGCCCATGCAGCGCATCGCCACGCGGCAGATTGGCGCCTATACCTTGCGGCCCAAGCTGAAGAAGCTGTGGCCGGAGTACCTGGACCGCGCCGTGCCCAACCGCGCGGTGAAGGCCGCCGCGGCCGGACGCAAGCTGGAGCCGGACTTCGCCACGTCGGACGCACGCGAGGCCCGCGAGTCCTTGGACGCCTTCGACTTCGACCATTCGGTGGCGCCCATCCAGGAGCGCGGAGGACGAAAGGCGGGCCTCGAGGCGCTCCAGGCCTTCGTGCACCAACGGTTGGAGGGCTATGACGAAGGCCGCAACGACCCGGGCCTGGCGCGGCAGTCCAACCTGTCCCCCTTCTTCCACTGGGGCAACCTCTTCGCGGGAGAGGCCGCGCGCGCCGCCATCCGCGCACGCGGCGCGCAGGATGCTTCCGTGCAGGGCTTCCTGGAGGAGCTGCTCGTCCGCCGTGAGCTGGGCTTCAACTACTGCTTCCACACGCCGGGGCCGCAGCAGCTCTCCGTGGCCTCCCTGCCTCCGTGGGCAAAGGAGACGCTCACCCGCCACCAGAAGGACGCGCGCGAGCACCGCTATTCGTTGAAGCAACTGGAGACAGCACGGACCGCGGACGGCTTGTGGAACGCGGCCCAGCGAGAGCTGGTGGAGCGTGGCCGCATCCACAACTACCTGCGCATGCTGTGGGGGAAGAAAATCCTGGAGTGGACTCCCTCCCCCCAGGAAGCGCTGCGACGCATCGCGTTCCTCAACGACAAGTACGCGGTGGATGGCAGGGACCCCGCGAGCGTCGCCAACTTCATGTGGGTGCTGGGACTGCATGACCGCCCCTTCCAGGAGCGGCCGGTGCTGGGCAAGGTGCGGCCCATGAGCTCCCTGCGCACGGCGGCCAAGTACAACCTGGCCCCCTACCTGGAGCGCTGGGGCCGCCCGGAGGACCCACCGGTGAAGCTCAAGCGCGTCCGCAAGACGGCAGGCCCGTGA
- a CDS encoding polyhydroxyalkanoic acid system family protein — protein sequence MGMMKFDIPHSLPKEEVKQRVDQLLQYWGGKYGVKADWQGEGAKIVGKVMGIQMDASFVITDKAVEGEGTDPGMLLRGQAKSYLQKKFGSVLDPNKSLDQVKSSLD from the coding sequence ATGGGAATGATGAAGTTCGATATCCCCCACTCCCTCCCCAAGGAGGAGGTCAAGCAGCGCGTCGATCAGCTGCTCCAGTACTGGGGCGGCAAGTACGGCGTGAAGGCGGACTGGCAGGGGGAAGGCGCGAAAATCGTCGGCAAGGTGATGGGCATCCAGATGGACGCCTCGTTCGTCATCACCGACAAGGCCGTCGAGGGTGAGGGCACCGACCCTGGCATGCTGCTGCGCGGCCAGGCCAAGAGCTACCTGCAGAAGAAGTTCGGCTCCGTGCTCGACCCGAACAAGAGCCTGGACCAGGTGAAGAGCAGCCTGGACTGA
- a CDS encoding protein-glutamate O-methyltransferase yields the protein MLTASQKVLQQLAALLLERAGLKITPDGFHSLRLALSARMPVLGLEEPEHYIQRLTGAGGEEELRSLLPLVPVGHTEFFRDAKQFRALEKSVLPELVSRSRREMRKVSIWSAGCATGEEPYSLAMVLAELGALSLEVDLWATDLNLAAVEAAKQGRFTSRRAISINQTRLTRFFKPVEEGYEALPALREYIRFDGQNLAVPVFDKVALSSLDLILCRNVIIYFDLPTIRGLMDRFLAALRPGGLLFLGYSESLFKVYDRFEMIEVDGAFVYRRPLNDKSMRAPPLRITPYPGEPEVAARRPVPADAFTADLRKRMLPEDVPLTTRLPAVSASSVAAPGSPSVTLPALGASSSPRSVVPGRLPAVSPHSPLPAIAAPLPPSVARSRVTAELPTVGSGDSARPRITTELPAVATTPRAPTVEVPAWPTLLPPAERLAMAVRKMAQGDFSAAIAGVQRLLADEPSDLDGLLTLGNLFSLTGRIPEAREAFAQAIQREPLCVEARVFGGVAALQAGELSEARSELGKALFLEPTLAIGHYLLAQVHERTQDHEAARRSYRNAIAQLRFPQRPLAGHYPEMPDSADAISRAARYALAALEEQPLR from the coding sequence GTGTTGACGGCGAGCCAGAAAGTCTTGCAGCAACTCGCCGCGCTGCTGCTGGAGCGCGCGGGACTGAAAATCACGCCGGATGGCTTCCACAGCCTCCGGCTGGCGCTGTCCGCGCGGATGCCCGTGCTGGGCCTGGAAGAGCCCGAGCACTACATCCAGCGCCTGACGGGCGCCGGTGGCGAAGAGGAGCTGCGCTCGCTGTTGCCGCTGGTGCCGGTGGGGCACACGGAGTTCTTCCGCGACGCGAAGCAGTTCCGCGCGCTGGAGAAGAGCGTGCTGCCGGAACTGGTGTCCCGTTCGCGGCGCGAGATGCGCAAGGTGTCCATCTGGTCCGCGGGCTGCGCGACGGGTGAAGAGCCCTACAGCCTGGCCATGGTGCTGGCGGAGCTGGGCGCGCTGTCGCTGGAGGTGGACCTGTGGGCCACCGACCTCAACCTGGCCGCGGTGGAGGCCGCGAAGCAGGGGCGCTTCACCTCGCGTCGGGCCATCAGCATCAACCAGACGCGGCTGACGCGCTTTTTCAAGCCCGTGGAAGAGGGCTATGAGGCGCTGCCCGCGCTGCGCGAGTACATCCGCTTCGATGGACAGAACCTGGCGGTTCCCGTCTTCGACAAGGTGGCCCTGTCGTCGCTGGACCTCATCCTCTGCCGCAACGTCATCATCTACTTCGACCTGCCCACCATCCGCGGGTTGATGGACCGCTTCCTCGCCGCGCTGCGGCCGGGCGGGTTGTTGTTCCTGGGGTACTCGGAGAGCCTCTTCAAGGTCTACGACCGCTTCGAGATGATCGAAGTCGATGGGGCGTTCGTGTACCGCCGCCCGCTGAACGACAAGAGCATGCGGGCGCCGCCGCTGCGCATCACCCCGTATCCTGGCGAGCCCGAGGTCGCCGCGCGCAGGCCCGTGCCCGCGGACGCGTTCACCGCGGACCTGCGCAAGCGGATGCTGCCCGAGGACGTCCCGTTGACGACGCGGCTGCCCGCGGTGTCCGCGTCCTCGGTGGCGGCGCCTGGCTCGCCCAGCGTGACGCTGCCGGCGCTGGGGGCCTCTTCCAGTCCGCGTTCCGTGGTGCCGGGGCGGCTGCCCGCGGTGTCGCCTCACTCGCCGCTGCCGGCCATCGCCGCGCCGCTACCTCCCAGCGTCGCGCGCTCGCGTGTCACCGCGGAGCTGCCCACGGTGGGGAGCGGGGACTCCGCCCGTCCGCGCATCACCACCGAGCTTCCGGCCGTGGCCACCACGCCCCGCGCGCCCACCGTGGAGGTGCCCGCCTGGCCCACGCTGCTGCCTCCGGCGGAGCGACTGGCCATGGCGGTGCGGAAGATGGCGCAGGGGGATTTCTCGGCGGCCATCGCTGGCGTGCAGCGGCTGCTCGCGGACGAGCCCAGTGACCTGGATGGGCTGCTGACGCTGGGCAACCTGTTCTCGCTCACCGGCCGCATCCCCGAGGCGCGCGAGGCCTTCGCGCAGGCCATTCAGCGCGAGCCGCTGTGCGTGGAGGCGCGGGTGTTCGGCGGGGTCGCAGCGTTGCAAGCAGGGGAGTTGAGCGAGGCGCGCTCCGAGCTGGGCAAGGCCCTGTTCCTGGAGCCCACGCTGGCCATTGGCCACTACCTGCTGGCGCAGGTGCACGAGCGCACGCAGGACCATGAGGCGGCCCGCCGCAGCTACCGCAACGCCATTGCCCAGCTTCGCTTCCCGCAGCGTCCCCTCGCGGGGCACTACCCGGAGATGCCGGACTCGGCGGATGCCATCTCTCGCGCGGCGCGTTACGCCCTGGCCGCGTTGGAGGAACAGCCCCTGCGCTGA
- a CDS encoding chemotaxis protein CheB, whose translation MAFRVLMVGKGLRALAARGLFDGESLVPVGPAEVDFAGALVAVQRHFPDVVLVDLSALDALPAIEHVMVERPVPVLALHPGVLSGQEAFQAMVAGALDVLERPANPGPEFWAHVSRKLVLLAQVKAVRQVQTRPPPQAAREAKPPPPYPLVAIAASLGGPKAVAQVLRMIPRAFPAPIAYCQHISDGFTEGLAHWLANETALRVLEAEHDVLMAPGTVYIAPSGSHLLVRPEGRLELDAGPALRGFRPSCDMLLTSAGESFGPRCIGVILTGMGRDGARGLKEIRERGGRTIAQDEASSVVWGMPREAVLMGAAHEVLPLSRIGAALMQWVDVC comes from the coding sequence ATGGCGTTTCGGGTGCTCATGGTGGGCAAGGGGCTGCGTGCGCTCGCGGCCCGGGGCCTGTTCGATGGGGAATCCCTGGTGCCCGTGGGGCCGGCGGAGGTGGACTTCGCCGGCGCCCTGGTGGCCGTGCAGCGGCACTTCCCGGACGTGGTGCTGGTGGACCTGAGCGCGCTGGACGCGCTGCCCGCCATCGAGCACGTCATGGTGGAGCGGCCCGTGCCGGTGCTGGCGTTGCACCCCGGCGTGTTGTCCGGCCAGGAGGCCTTCCAGGCGATGGTGGCGGGCGCGCTGGACGTGCTGGAGCGTCCGGCGAACCCCGGGCCCGAGTTCTGGGCGCACGTGTCACGCAAGCTGGTGCTGCTGGCGCAGGTGAAGGCGGTGCGGCAGGTGCAGACGCGGCCGCCACCGCAAGCGGCGCGTGAGGCGAAGCCGCCTCCTCCGTATCCGCTGGTAGCCATCGCCGCGTCCCTGGGCGGCCCCAAGGCGGTGGCGCAGGTGCTGCGGATGATTCCGCGCGCCTTCCCGGCGCCCATCGCCTACTGCCAGCACATCAGCGACGGCTTCACGGAAGGGCTGGCGCACTGGCTGGCCAACGAAACGGCGCTGCGCGTGCTGGAGGCCGAACATGACGTGCTCATGGCGCCGGGCACGGTGTACATCGCTCCGTCGGGCAGTCACCTCTTGGTCAGACCCGAGGGCAGGTTGGAGCTGGACGCGGGCCCCGCGCTTCGCGGTTTCCGGCCGTCCTGTGACATGCTGCTGACTTCCGCGGGTGAGTCGTTTGGCCCGCGCTGCATCGGGGTCATCCTGACGGGCATGGGGCGCGATGGGGCGCGAGGGTTGAAGGAGATTCGAGAGCGCGGCGGTCGGACCATTGCCCAGGACGAGGCGTCGAGCGTCGTCTGGGGCATGCCGCGCGAGGCGGTGTTGATGGGCGCGGCGCACGAAGTGCTGCCACTGAGCCGGATTGGCGCGGCGCTGATGCAGTGGGTGGATGTGTGTTGA